A window of Pedococcus badiiscoriae genomic DNA:
TCCACCGGTTCACCAAGGCCCAGCAGGACGCCCTGCTCCCGGGGGTCGAGACCCGCCAGGTCATCCTCGTCGCGGCGACCACCGAGAACCCCTCGTTCTCCATCATCGCGCCGCTGCTGTCCCGCTCGATGCTCATCACGCTCACCTCCCTGTCCGACGACGAGGTTCGCGACGTGCTGGCCTCCGCCGTGGCCGACGACCGGGGGTTGGCGGGGGAGTACGCGCTGGCCGACGACGCCACCGAGCACCTCGTCCGGATCTCCGGCGGGGATGCCCGGCGAGCCCTCACGGCGCTGGAGGCGGCCGCGGGAGTGGCGCAGGACGGCATACCCGCCGGCTCCTCGCGCGAAGGGCCGGTCGAGATCACGCTCGCGCACACCGAGCAGGCGGTGGCCTTCGCGAGCGTGCGCTACGACCGGACCGGTGACCAGCACTACGACGTCGCGTCGGCGCTGATCAAGTCGATGCGCGGCTCCGACGTCGACGCGGCCCTGCACTACCTCGCGCGGATGCTCGAGGCCGGGGAGGACCCGCGGTTCATCGCGCGGCGCATCGTGATCGCGGCCAGCGAGGACGTCGGCATGGCCGACCCGACCGCCTTGCAGACCGCGGTCGCAGCCATGCACGCGGTCGCGCAGATCGGCATGCCCGAGGCCCGGATCATCCTCGCCCAGGCGGTCGTCCACAACGCCCTCGCACCCAAGAGCAACGCGGCATACACGGGCATCAACGAGGCCATCGCCGACATCCGCGCCGGTCGCGGCGGCGCGGTGCCCCCGCACCTGCGCGGCAGCGGGTATGCCGGTGCGACGAGGCTGGGGCACGGCGATGGTTACGTCTACGCGCACTCCGAGCCGGACGGGGTCGCCCAGCAGGACTACCTGCCGGACGACCTCCAGGGCAGGACCGACTACTACCGGCCGACGGACCGCGGTTTCGAGGAGCGCCTCGGTCCGCGGTGGGAGTGGCTGAGGTCCCGGATTCGTCGGGAGCGTCGGTAACGACGGGCAATGGTCCCCGGCCGGACGGGGACCCGCCGAGGGCTCGGTTCGTCAGCCGGCCACTGCCCGTCCGTGCTCTCGCGGCGGCAGGGGGCGCGGCTGCCCGTCCTGGACCGCCACGCACGCAGCGATGGCCCAGGCGACCCACGCGGGGCGTCGCATCACGTCGTTCCAGGTGAACCTCAGGAGGGTCCAGCCGCACGTGGCCAGCTCGGTGTAGCGCCGACAGTCGCGCACCAGCTGGTCCCTCTGCCCGTGGTGGGCGAAGGACTCGGCCTCGATGGCCAGGCGGCGCCGCACGTCCCCGAGGTCGACGGTGGCAAAGCACCCGGCATCGGCGATCTGTACCTGGGGTCGTGCCTCGAGCCCGGGCACGCCGAGGGCGATCGCCCGCAGCACGGACTCGAAGGGGTTGGCAGCCCGGCCGTCGGCGGCTTCCACCACGCGACGCACCCGGGTGGCACCCGGACCGTTCGCGGCTCGGGCTGCTGCCTCGAGCTGGTCCCGGGTGACGTCCCCCGCACGAAGAGCCGAGTCCGCGATGGCGAGAGCCTCGTCGAAAGGGAGCTTGCGCGCGCAGTCGACGACCGTGCGGACGAACCCGGTGACCCCCCTGGCCCGCTCCCGCTCGGACAGGTCGCGGTAGGTCACCTCGAGACCGCGGTGGGAGATCTTGCGCTTGCGCGGCACGGTGAGCCAGGGGCGGGTGGGCGGCCACTTCACCGCCCAGCCGTGCTCGACCGCCGCGCTGAGGTGCGACAGGACCGCGGTATGCCGCGCCGCGGCCTGACGGTGTCCGACGACCGAGGGCAGGACGTAGCGGCCGCGCCCCACCTTGACCACGCTGCCTTCGCGCACGGCCCGGCTCAGGGCCCGTTCCGTGGTCACCCGCCGCAGCTGGCTCCAGGTGGCACGCCCCCCGAGCTGGCTCAGCGCCTCGGTCGGGGTCATCGGTCCATGCTGGCGCGGCTGGGGACGCGATTCGGAGTTGTCCACAGGGGGTCAGGTGTGGCCACGAACGGTCAGTCTTTGTCGTCCGGCGACAGACACGCCGCGCCGCGCCGCAGGTCGGAGTGCCATTGCCCGTGGCAACTCGCGCGAGGACGACCTCGCGTGCGGGGTAGGGTGCCCGCATGGATTCAGTGAGTCTGGGCGACATCGCGGGCATGATCGCGGCGCTGGCCTTTGCGTTCCTCGTCTTCCGACTGGGCAGCGTCATCGGCAAGGCCGGCAAGATCCTCGACGAGACGAGGGTCAGCCTTCGCAACACCACGGAGAACGTCCAGCCGACCCTGCTCAAGCTCACCGACACGGTCAGCCTGACCAACGAGCAGCTGGCCCGGGTCGACGGCATCACGACCAACGTCTCGGCCATGACGACCAACGCCAGCGCGCTGACCTCCCTGTTCGCGGCCACGCTCGGCTCGCCCGTCGTGAAGGTCGCCGCCTTCACGTACGGGGTCCGCTCGGCCATGGGTGCCAAGGGCACCCGCAGCGCAGGCGGCCGTCGCCGCCGCAGGGGCTGATCACCGTGGCGCGTCTGTTCTGGGTGGCTCTCGGGGCCGCAGCGGGTGTGTATGCCGTGCGCAAGGTCAGCAAGGCCGCCGAGGCCTACACGCCGACCGGGGTCGCGCACGGGCTGGCCGACTTCGGCGACGGCCTGCGCGAGCTCGCGGCTGCCGTGCGTGAGGGCATGGCCGAGC
This region includes:
- a CDS encoding replication-associated recombination protein A, whose translation is MPSGASLPPLAVRMRPRSLEQVRGQTDVLRPGSPLRRLIEGSGGSAGALSAIIWGPPGTGKTTLAHLVATAADRRFVELSAVTAGVKDVRTVMDQAARERDMYDRQTVLFLDEIHRFTKAQQDALLPGVETRQVILVAATTENPSFSIIAPLLSRSMLITLTSLSDDEVRDVLASAVADDRGLAGEYALADDATEHLVRISGGDARRALTALEAAAGVAQDGIPAGSSREGPVEITLAHTEQAVAFASVRYDRTGDQHYDVASALIKSMRGSDVDAALHYLARMLEAGEDPRFIARRIVIAASEDVGMADPTALQTAVAAMHAVAQIGMPEARIILAQAVVHNALAPKSNAAYTGINEAIADIRAGRGGAVPPHLRGSGYAGATRLGHGDGYVYAHSEPDGVAQQDYLPDDLQGRTDYYRPTDRGFEERLGPRWEWLRSRIRRERR
- a CDS encoding DUF559 domain-containing protein, which produces MTPTEALSQLGGRATWSQLRRVTTERALSRAVREGSVVKVGRGRYVLPSVVGHRQAAARHTAVLSHLSAAVEHGWAVKWPPTRPWLTVPRKRKISHRGLEVTYRDLSERERARGVTGFVRTVVDCARKLPFDEALAIADSALRAGDVTRDQLEAAARAANGPGATRVRRVVEAADGRAANPFESVLRAIALGVPGLEARPQVQIADAGCFATVDLGDVRRRLAIEAESFAHHGQRDQLVRDCRRYTELATCGWTLLRFTWNDVMRRPAWVAWAIAACVAVQDGQPRPLPPREHGRAVAG
- a CDS encoding DUF948 domain-containing protein, with protein sequence MSLGDIAGMIAALAFAFLVFRLGSVIGKAGKILDETRVSLRNTTENVQPTLLKLTDTVSLTNEQLARVDGITTNVSAMTTNASALTSLFAATLGSPVVKVAAFTYGVRSAMGAKGTRSAGGRRRRRG
- a CDS encoding DUF6167 family protein, whose translation is MARLFWVALGAAAGVYAVRKVSKAAEAYTPTGVAHGLADFGDGLRELAAAVREGMAEREGELRLALGIDAGTAEDPQASAARLDAASARALLDDPTGPRPGRAS